The genome window TCATCTGCACCGGAATCTTGCTCGATAAGCCCGCCTCGGGAGACAACGAGGTAATGGCATATTTAGAAATCTGGTTTCCTTTAGGAATCTGGATACGCGCCACGGTGTTTTCAATCGCCTTAAAGTCCGCATCCGTCGTGTACGTAAAGGCATCCTTCTGCAAGTAGGCGGCCGGCACCGGCACGGTTTTGATAAAATCGCGCTTGATGACTTCGCGTTCTTTAATATCACGCACGGGCACAAACACCTGTTTGATGTTTTTGGAAGCGTTCAGCTTCTTTTCCGCACTGCTGACAATCATCGCGTATACAATGGCGGCCAAAATGGCAACCACCAACGGAAGAAAGATTCCTTTTTTCATTTCGTCTCCTTGACCACAACTTTTAAATTTAAGAACTCAAATCTATTTCGTATCGGAACTTTGATACGCTTTTTCTATCGGCATCCGGGTCACGGCCTGAATGCGGCGCACGCCTTCTCGGCGGGGCTCGCTGGCCAGCACATAACTGGTGCCCGGGAACATCAGCCGCACGGGATACGTAACCGTTACAATTACGTCCTCATGGCGGTGTCTTCTGTACATCGGGTCGGTGCCGGTGGTTTCTACTTTTACGTTCACCCCGATACCGGCCGCTTTTGTGCCAAATACTTTTTGTTTGGCTTGGTTAATCTTCTGTGTAATAACAGTTCTGTCCGGCCGGCCGCTGGGCTTTTTAACCGCCACCAGCGAGCCGATACGGGCAAATTCATAGGAAGCATGGTTTGCAATAATCGTGTGGTATGCGATGTTGCCGTATTCAAGGACGAAAAACACCATCAGCATAAATACCGGCAAAATCAGCATCAGCTCCGCAGTTACCTGCCCACCACACTTCCTACGAAATTTGTTCATACGGCCTCAAATTACATTTCGTTCATGCTGCCGGTGATTTTGCCTTTGACTTGTTCAAACAAATCCGGCATAAACTTCTTGATCAACACCCCGGCCAAGCCGGCCACGCCCACGACCACTACGAGCATCAATACGTATTCGATCGTGTTCTGGCCTTCTTTTTTCTTCAGGCAGCCCAAAGCTTGCGCTTTCAAGGCTTCCATTCTGTTTTGCAAAGCAACGATAAACTTCATGTGAGGATCCTCCTGATTTTTTTAAAACTATCTGCTTGCGTCGTATTCCATCAAAATCACTTTGGCTCCTTCTTCAAATTGTTCCGGAACCATATATGAATACAGCACATAGAAAGAAATAATTGCCGTAAACAATCCGGCCGCCGTTATAATATATTCTACCGCGGTTTGACCTTTTTTGTTTAAGAATCTTTTCTTTCCGGCTCCATTCTTCATACGTTAAAATTCAATTGCCAAGGCAATCTGTTGGGAAGTACCCAACGCGCCAAAGGGCGTGACCGCATAGTCAATCGACGCGCCGTACCCAAACAATTCCGAGCTGTAAATACCAAAACCAAACGAAACTTTAGACGTTTCCGCCAAGCCCAAATCGCCTACCCACGAATCTTGTTCGTTGATACCCGTATTTTCGCGGGTATAGTATCCTACGCGCAAATCAAAGCGGGCCACTTGGAGCAAATCTTCCGGTATGTGGATTTCAAGTCCCACCCCGTAGCGGGCTTTATCGTCGCGGTATTTCATATATTCACCCGAAATGGTAAAGTAACGGGTATTTAAGTCCGCCCCCAAGCGCAGGCCGCGGGGCATTTCTTCCTTATCGCCGATGTTTACCAGGGCGCCGCCTAATCCCAGCCAGTTGACCAGGCGCAGCTTGGCCCCTACGTCAAACCCTACGTTATTATAATGGTCGGAATCTAATTTTTCACTAATATACTTTGCCGTACCGCCGATTTGGAGTTTCTGGTCAAAGAAACCGCGGGCGATAGACAAGCTGCCCACAAAGTTTTGCACCGGCGTTCCCACTTCCGGATTGGGCGCCCCCGTATCATCGCGGAAATCAAACCCGTCCATATCCATATAGTTGACGGTTACCCCAATGATCGTTTTGCCGATCGGCTGCAAATAAGCCAAGGTGCGGGCTTTGTAGCCTTGCAGATAATCCAGATAGGAGAACTGGAGTTCCCGGGTGGTAGCCGAAGCCGCACCGGCCGGGTTCCAAAACAATGCCTCCGGGCCGTCTGCAATAGACACAAAGGCATTTCCCAAGGCCTGGGCTCTGGGGGAGCCGGCGTCAATCTTTAAAAACGCGCTTGCGCTGGTACCAGCGTCCGAATCAA of Elusimicrobium sp. An273 contains these proteins:
- a CDS encoding TadE family protein; amino-acid sequence: MNKFRRKCGGQVTAELMLILPVFMLMVFFVLEYGNIAYHTIIANHASYEFARIGSLVAVKKPSGRPDRTVITQKINQAKQKVFGTKAAGIGVNVKVETTGTDPMYRRHRHEDVIVTVTYPVRLMFPGTSYVLASEPRREGVRRIQAVTRMPIEKAYQSSDTK